A portion of the Motacilla alba alba isolate MOTALB_02 chromosome 19, Motacilla_alba_V1.0_pri, whole genome shotgun sequence genome contains these proteins:
- the KSR1 gene encoding kinase suppressor of Ras 1 isoform X6: protein MWSQRRGVLQAQRGPELPAEGDGVRRGAEGRCADGPPRAPGQLQLAAGPRLVPVCPGQGQPAAAALRVRDPALRAAGAASRALSLGREPAGAAGAARGRGQAQDSAQHHRHPPGHAAAQAPAPPEAAADAAAPLPQGVPAAAQLPHPHQEQVPRVSAGQQDRRSSSDKVRALPGIPPDGTKRHWPGCDSQVLHKVLVISDLPSVPEKHDVRGEVLKCHNKCTKEAPACRISFLPITKIRRTESVPSDINNPVDRPTEPQFGTLPKALTKKEHPPAINHLDSSSNPSSTTSSTPSSPAPFQSSNPPSATPPPNPSPMGQRDGRFNFPAAYYLQHRQQFIFPEIPSPAQTAQLPETAADTNAAQQPGTGGGAREAQVEEPEASKSEPEDDEDEVEDLPNRRPHLQGMIYRKPSQTSVYLQEWDIPFEQIQLGDPIGQGRWGKVYKGKWHGEVAIRLLEIDGNNQDHLKLFKKEVMNYRQTRHENVVLFMGACMNPPHLAIITSFCKGRTLHSFVRDPKISLDINKTRQIAQEIIKGMGYLHAKGIVHKDLKSKNVFYDNGKVVITDFGLFGISGVVQEGRRENELKLPHDWLCYLAPEIVREMAPGKDEDKLPFSKAADIYAFGTVWYELQAREWPFRTQPAEALIWQIGSGEGVRQVLATVSLGKEVNEILSACWAFDLSERPSFTVLMEMLEKLPKLNRRLSHPGHFWKSADINSSKVVLRFERFGLGILEPSNPKL from the exons ATGTGGAGCCAGAGACGAGGAGTGCTCCAGGCTCAACGGGGCCCTGAGCTGCCTGCGGAAGGTGACGGAGTCAG GAGGGGAGCCGAGGGACGATGTGCCGATGGCCCTCCCCGAGCGCCGGGACAGCTCCAGCTCGCAGCCGGACCCCGCCTGGTCCCCGTGTGCCCCGgccaagggcagccagcagcagccgcgCTCCGCGTCCGCGACCCCGCCCTGCGAGCCGCCGGCGCCGCTTCACGGGCCCTGTCCCTCGGCAGAGAGCCTGCTGGAGCCGCTGGTGCTGCCCGCGGCCGGGGGCAGGCCCAGGACTCCGCACAGCATCACCGTCACCCCCCCGGCCACGCCGCAGCCCAAGCGCCGGCACCGCCTGAAGCCGCCGCGGACGCCGCCGCCCCCCTGCCGCAAGgtgttccagctgctgcccagcttcCCCACCCTCACCAGGAGCAAGTCCCACGAGTCTCAGCTGGGCAACAGGATCGACGAAGTTCCTCCGATAAA GTTCG AGCTCTCCCAGGGATCCCCCCAGACGGTACGAAGAGACATTGGCCTGGCTGTGACTCACAG GTTCTCCACAAAGTCCTGGTTATCTCAGATTTGCCAAGTGTGCCAGAAAAGCATGATGTTCGGGGTGAAGT ATTAAAATGTCACAACAAATGTACTAAAGAGGCACCTGCTTGTAGAATATCCTTCCTTCCCA taacaaaaataaGAAGAACAGAGTCTGTCCCATCTGATATCAATAATCCAGTAGACAGACCCACAGAACCCCAGTTTGGAACTCTCCCCAAAGCACTAACTAAAAAG GAGCATCCACCAGCAATAAACCACCTGGACTCCAGCAGTAATCCTTCTTCTACAACCTCATCCACTCCATCTTCTCCAGCACCTTTCCAGTCTTCCAACCCTCCCAGTGCCACGCCGCCCCCAAACCCGTCCCCCATGGGCCAGAGGGACGGGCGGTTTAACTTCCCAG CTGCCTACTACCTTCAGCATAGACAACAGTTTATCTTCCCAG aaattcccagtCCTGCACAAACAGCACAGCTTCCAGAAACTGCTGCAGACACTAA CGCTGCCCAGCAGCCGGGCACGGGCGGAGGCGCGCGGGAAGCACAG GTGGAGGAGCCAGAGGCGAGTAAGTCGGAGCCCGAGGACGATGAGGATGAGGTGGAAGATTTGCCCAACCGGCGGCCGCACCTGCAGGGGATGATCTACCGCAAACCCAGCCAGACCAGCGTGTACCTGCAGGAGTGGGACATCCCCTTCGAGCAGATCCAGCTGGGGGACCCCATCGGCCAGGGCCGCTGGGGCAAGGTCTACAAGGGCAAGTGGCACGGGGAGGTGGCCATCAGGCTGCTGGAGATCGACGGCAACAACCAGGATCACCTCAAGCTCTTCAAGAAGGAGGTGATGAACTACAGGCAGACCCGGCATGAGAACGTGGTGCTGTTCATGGGAGCCTGCATGAACCCTCCTCACTTAGCAATCATTACCAG CTTCTGCAAAGGAAGGACGCTGCACTCCTTTGTGAGGGACCCCAAGATCTCCCTGGACATCAACAAAACCAGGCAGATAGCACAGGAGATCATTAAG GGCATGGGGTATCTCCACGCAAAGGGGATCGTACATAAGGATCTGAAATCCAAAAATGTCTTCTATGACAATGGGAAAGTTGTGATCACCGACTTTGGATTATTTGGAATTTCGGGTGTGGTTCAGGAAGGAAG GAGGGAGAACGAACTGAAGCTGCCTCATGACTGGTTGTGCTACCTGGCCCCTGAGATTGTCCGTGAGATGGCCCCAGGGAAAGATGAAGACAAGCTGCCTTTCTCCAAAGCTGCAGATATCTATGCCTTTGG GACCGTGTGGTACGAGCTCCAGGCACGGGAGTGGCCCTTCAGGACCCAGCCTGCAGAGGCTCTCATCTGGCAGATCGGCAGCGGCGAGGGAGTGAGACAAGTCCTTGCCACTGTCAGCCTGGGCAAAGAGGTCAAT GAAATCCTCTCGGCCTGCTGGGCCTTTGACCTCAGCGAGAGGCCCAGCTTCACTGTCCTCATGGAAATGCTTGAAAAACTGCCAAAATTGAACCGCCGGCTCTCCCACCCAGGGCACTTCTGGAAGTCTGCTGA CATTAACAGTAGCAAAGTTGTCCTGCGTTTTGAAAGATTTGGCTTGGGAATCCTGGAACCGAGTAACCCCAAGCTGTAG
- the KSR1 gene encoding kinase suppressor of Ras 1 isoform X5 produces MEKISEQLSLMFPFSNLSYPRLSNISHPHCINQPLLRSYGIHLLERNGIFENPGGEPRDDVPMALPERRDSSSSQPDPAWSPCAPAKGSQQQPRSASATPPCEPPAPLHGPCPSAESLLEPLVLPAAGGRPRTPHSITVTPPATPQPKRRHRLKPPRTPPPPCRKVFQLLPSFPTLTRSKSHESQLGNRIDEVPPIKFELSQGSPQTVRRDIGLAVTHRFSTKSWLSQICQVCQKSMMFGVKCKYCRLKCHNKCTKEAPACRISFLPITKIRRTESVPSDINNPVDRPTEPQFGTLPKALTKKEHPPAINHLDSSSNPSSTTSSTPSSPAPFQSSNPPSATPPPNPSPMGQRDGRFNFPAAYYLQHRQQFIFPEIPSPAQTAQLPETAADTNAAQQPGTGGGAREAQVEEPEASKSEPEDDEDEVEDLPNRRPHLQGMIYRKPSQTSVYLQEWDIPFEQIQLGDPIGQGRWGKVYKGKWHGEVAIRLLEIDGNNQDHLKLFKKEVMNYRQTRHENVVLFMGACMNPPHLAIITSFCKGRTLHSFVRDPKISLDINKTRQIAQEIIKGMGYLHAKGIVHKDLKSKNVFYDNGKVVITDFGLFGISGVVQEGRRENELKLPHDWLCYLAPEIVREMAPGKDEDKLPFSKAADIYAFGTVWYELQAREWPFRTQPAEALIWQIGSGEGVRQVLATVSLGKEVNEILSACWAFDLSERPSFTVLMEMLEKLPKLNRRLSHPGHFWKSADINSSKVVLRFERFGLGILEPSNPKL; encoded by the exons ATGGAAAAAATCAGCGAACAGCTCAGTctcatgtttcctttttctaatcTTTCTTATCCCAGGCTGTCAAATATTTCCCATCCACACTGTATAAACCAGCCATTGCTCAGGAGTTATGGCATTCACCTCTTAgaaagaaatggcatttttgaAAACCCAG GAGGGGAGCCGAGGGACGATGTGCCGATGGCCCTCCCCGAGCGCCGGGACAGCTCCAGCTCGCAGCCGGACCCCGCCTGGTCCCCGTGTGCCCCGgccaagggcagccagcagcagccgcgCTCCGCGTCCGCGACCCCGCCCTGCGAGCCGCCGGCGCCGCTTCACGGGCCCTGTCCCTCGGCAGAGAGCCTGCTGGAGCCGCTGGTGCTGCCCGCGGCCGGGGGCAGGCCCAGGACTCCGCACAGCATCACCGTCACCCCCCCGGCCACGCCGCAGCCCAAGCGCCGGCACCGCCTGAAGCCGCCGCGGACGCCGCCGCCCCCCTGCCGCAAGgtgttccagctgctgcccagcttcCCCACCCTCACCAGGAGCAAGTCCCACGAGTCTCAGCTGGGCAACAGGATCGACGAAGTTCCTCCGATAAA GTTCG AGCTCTCCCAGGGATCCCCCCAGACGGTACGAAGAGACATTGGCCTGGCTGTGACTCACAG GTTCTCCACAAAGTCCTGGTTATCTCAGATTTGCCAAGTGTGCCAGAAAAGCATGATGTTCGGGGTGAAGTGTAAGTACTGCAG ATTAAAATGTCACAACAAATGTACTAAAGAGGCACCTGCTTGTAGAATATCCTTCCTTCCCA taacaaaaataaGAAGAACAGAGTCTGTCCCATCTGATATCAATAATCCAGTAGACAGACCCACAGAACCCCAGTTTGGAACTCTCCCCAAAGCACTAACTAAAAAG GAGCATCCACCAGCAATAAACCACCTGGACTCCAGCAGTAATCCTTCTTCTACAACCTCATCCACTCCATCTTCTCCAGCACCTTTCCAGTCTTCCAACCCTCCCAGTGCCACGCCGCCCCCAAACCCGTCCCCCATGGGCCAGAGGGACGGGCGGTTTAACTTCCCAG CTGCCTACTACCTTCAGCATAGACAACAGTTTATCTTCCCAG aaattcccagtCCTGCACAAACAGCACAGCTTCCAGAAACTGCTGCAGACACTAA CGCTGCCCAGCAGCCGGGCACGGGCGGAGGCGCGCGGGAAGCACAG GTGGAGGAGCCAGAGGCGAGTAAGTCGGAGCCCGAGGACGATGAGGATGAGGTGGAAGATTTGCCCAACCGGCGGCCGCACCTGCAGGGGATGATCTACCGCAAACCCAGCCAGACCAGCGTGTACCTGCAGGAGTGGGACATCCCCTTCGAGCAGATCCAGCTGGGGGACCCCATCGGCCAGGGCCGCTGGGGCAAGGTCTACAAGGGCAAGTGGCACGGGGAGGTGGCCATCAGGCTGCTGGAGATCGACGGCAACAACCAGGATCACCTCAAGCTCTTCAAGAAGGAGGTGATGAACTACAGGCAGACCCGGCATGAGAACGTGGTGCTGTTCATGGGAGCCTGCATGAACCCTCCTCACTTAGCAATCATTACCAG CTTCTGCAAAGGAAGGACGCTGCACTCCTTTGTGAGGGACCCCAAGATCTCCCTGGACATCAACAAAACCAGGCAGATAGCACAGGAGATCATTAAG GGCATGGGGTATCTCCACGCAAAGGGGATCGTACATAAGGATCTGAAATCCAAAAATGTCTTCTATGACAATGGGAAAGTTGTGATCACCGACTTTGGATTATTTGGAATTTCGGGTGTGGTTCAGGAAGGAAG GAGGGAGAACGAACTGAAGCTGCCTCATGACTGGTTGTGCTACCTGGCCCCTGAGATTGTCCGTGAGATGGCCCCAGGGAAAGATGAAGACAAGCTGCCTTTCTCCAAAGCTGCAGATATCTATGCCTTTGG GACCGTGTGGTACGAGCTCCAGGCACGGGAGTGGCCCTTCAGGACCCAGCCTGCAGAGGCTCTCATCTGGCAGATCGGCAGCGGCGAGGGAGTGAGACAAGTCCTTGCCACTGTCAGCCTGGGCAAAGAGGTCAAT GAAATCCTCTCGGCCTGCTGGGCCTTTGACCTCAGCGAGAGGCCCAGCTTCACTGTCCTCATGGAAATGCTTGAAAAACTGCCAAAATTGAACCGCCGGCTCTCCCACCCAGGGCACTTCTGGAAGTCTGCTGA CATTAACAGTAGCAAAGTTGTCCTGCGTTTTGAAAGATTTGGCTTGGGAATCCTGGAACCGAGTAACCCCAAGCTGTAG
- the KSR1 gene encoding kinase suppressor of Ras 1 isoform X4, giving the protein MQCLWRWATAKAAGSTDSSEPVTLRRVRGLGCADLAGLQRIPEELTLDALLEMNESKVKETMKRCGARDEECSRLNGALSCLRKVTESGGEPRDDVPMALPERRDSSSSQPDPAWSPCAPAKGSQQQPRSASATPPCEPPAPLHGPCPSAESLLEPLVLPAAGGRPRTPHSITVTPPATPQPKRRHRLKPPRTPPPPCRKVFQLLPSFPTLTRSKSHESQLGNRIDEVPPIKFELSQGSPQTVRRDIGLAVTHRFSTKSWLSQICQVCQKSMMFGVKCKYCRLKCHNKCTKEAPACRISFLPITKIRRTESVPSDINNPVDRPTEPQFGTLPKALTKKEHPPAINHLDSSSNPSSTTSSTPSSPAPFQSSNPPSATPPPNPSPMGQRDGRFNFPAAYYLQHRQQFIFPEIPSPAQTAQLPETAADTNAAQQPGTGGGAREAQVEEPEASKSEPEDDEDEVEDLPNRRPHLQGMIYRKPSQTSVYLQEWDIPFEQIQLGDPIGQGRWGKVYKGKWHGEVAIRLLEIDGNNQDHLKLFKKEVMNYRQTRHENVVLFMGACMNPPHLAIITSFCKGRTLHSFVRDPKISLDINKTRQIAQEIIKGMGYLHAKGIVHKDLKSKNVFYDNGKVVITDFGLFGISGVVQEGRRENELKLPHDWLCYLAPEIVREMAPGKDEDKLPFSKAADIYAFGTVWYELQAREWPFRTQPAEALIWQIGSGEGVRQVLATVSLGKEVNEILSACWAFDLSERPSFTVLMEMLEKLPKLNRRLSHPGHFWKSADINSSKVVLRFERFGLGILEPSNPKL; this is encoded by the exons ATGCAGTGCTTATGGCGCTGGGCAACAGCTAAAGCTGCCGGGAGCACGGACAGCAGCGAGCCGGTGACGCTGCGCCGGGTGCGCGGGCTGGGCTGTGCCGACCTCGCGGGCCTGCAG AGAATACCAGAGGAGCTGACCCTGGATGCCTTACTAGAAATGAATGAGTCAAAGGTGAAAGAAACAATGAAGAGATGTGGAGCCAGAGACGAGGAGTGCTCCAGGCTCAACGGGGCCCTGAGCTGCCTGCGGAAGGTGACGGAGTCAG GAGGGGAGCCGAGGGACGATGTGCCGATGGCCCTCCCCGAGCGCCGGGACAGCTCCAGCTCGCAGCCGGACCCCGCCTGGTCCCCGTGTGCCCCGgccaagggcagccagcagcagccgcgCTCCGCGTCCGCGACCCCGCCCTGCGAGCCGCCGGCGCCGCTTCACGGGCCCTGTCCCTCGGCAGAGAGCCTGCTGGAGCCGCTGGTGCTGCCCGCGGCCGGGGGCAGGCCCAGGACTCCGCACAGCATCACCGTCACCCCCCCGGCCACGCCGCAGCCCAAGCGCCGGCACCGCCTGAAGCCGCCGCGGACGCCGCCGCCCCCCTGCCGCAAGgtgttccagctgctgcccagcttcCCCACCCTCACCAGGAGCAAGTCCCACGAGTCTCAGCTGGGCAACAGGATCGACGAAGTTCCTCCGATAAA GTTCG AGCTCTCCCAGGGATCCCCCCAGACGGTACGAAGAGACATTGGCCTGGCTGTGACTCACAG GTTCTCCACAAAGTCCTGGTTATCTCAGATTTGCCAAGTGTGCCAGAAAAGCATGATGTTCGGGGTGAAGTGTAAGTACTGCAG ATTAAAATGTCACAACAAATGTACTAAAGAGGCACCTGCTTGTAGAATATCCTTCCTTCCCA taacaaaaataaGAAGAACAGAGTCTGTCCCATCTGATATCAATAATCCAGTAGACAGACCCACAGAACCCCAGTTTGGAACTCTCCCCAAAGCACTAACTAAAAAG GAGCATCCACCAGCAATAAACCACCTGGACTCCAGCAGTAATCCTTCTTCTACAACCTCATCCACTCCATCTTCTCCAGCACCTTTCCAGTCTTCCAACCCTCCCAGTGCCACGCCGCCCCCAAACCCGTCCCCCATGGGCCAGAGGGACGGGCGGTTTAACTTCCCAG CTGCCTACTACCTTCAGCATAGACAACAGTTTATCTTCCCAG aaattcccagtCCTGCACAAACAGCACAGCTTCCAGAAACTGCTGCAGACACTAA CGCTGCCCAGCAGCCGGGCACGGGCGGAGGCGCGCGGGAAGCACAG GTGGAGGAGCCAGAGGCGAGTAAGTCGGAGCCCGAGGACGATGAGGATGAGGTGGAAGATTTGCCCAACCGGCGGCCGCACCTGCAGGGGATGATCTACCGCAAACCCAGCCAGACCAGCGTGTACCTGCAGGAGTGGGACATCCCCTTCGAGCAGATCCAGCTGGGGGACCCCATCGGCCAGGGCCGCTGGGGCAAGGTCTACAAGGGCAAGTGGCACGGGGAGGTGGCCATCAGGCTGCTGGAGATCGACGGCAACAACCAGGATCACCTCAAGCTCTTCAAGAAGGAGGTGATGAACTACAGGCAGACCCGGCATGAGAACGTGGTGCTGTTCATGGGAGCCTGCATGAACCCTCCTCACTTAGCAATCATTACCAG CTTCTGCAAAGGAAGGACGCTGCACTCCTTTGTGAGGGACCCCAAGATCTCCCTGGACATCAACAAAACCAGGCAGATAGCACAGGAGATCATTAAG GGCATGGGGTATCTCCACGCAAAGGGGATCGTACATAAGGATCTGAAATCCAAAAATGTCTTCTATGACAATGGGAAAGTTGTGATCACCGACTTTGGATTATTTGGAATTTCGGGTGTGGTTCAGGAAGGAAG GAGGGAGAACGAACTGAAGCTGCCTCATGACTGGTTGTGCTACCTGGCCCCTGAGATTGTCCGTGAGATGGCCCCAGGGAAAGATGAAGACAAGCTGCCTTTCTCCAAAGCTGCAGATATCTATGCCTTTGG GACCGTGTGGTACGAGCTCCAGGCACGGGAGTGGCCCTTCAGGACCCAGCCTGCAGAGGCTCTCATCTGGCAGATCGGCAGCGGCGAGGGAGTGAGACAAGTCCTTGCCACTGTCAGCCTGGGCAAAGAGGTCAAT GAAATCCTCTCGGCCTGCTGGGCCTTTGACCTCAGCGAGAGGCCCAGCTTCACTGTCCTCATGGAAATGCTTGAAAAACTGCCAAAATTGAACCGCCGGCTCTCCCACCCAGGGCACTTCTGGAAGTCTGCTGA CATTAACAGTAGCAAAGTTGTCCTGCGTTTTGAAAGATTTGGCTTGGGAATCCTGGAACCGAGTAACCCCAAGCTGTAG
- the KSR1 gene encoding kinase suppressor of Ras 1 isoform X2, translating to MDRAAALRAAGMLERKERSGGEAAGPRGLPAVRSTLQQCGLLQDLIDISLSNLRGLRTKCAASNDLTQQEIRTLEVKLIDYIHRQRQCKLSVPLSDRTAELNSYPRFNDWLDIVNVRKEVVQRIPEELTLDALLEMNESKVKETMKRCGARDEECSRLNGALSCLRKVTESGGEPRDDVPMALPERRDSSSSQPDPAWSPCAPAKGSQQQPRSASATPPCEPPAPLHGPCPSAESLLEPLVLPAAGGRPRTPHSITVTPPATPQPKRRHRLKPPRTPPPPCRKVFQLLPSFPTLTRSKSHESQLGNRIDEVPPIKFELSQGSPQTVRRDIGLAVTHRFSTKSWLSQICQVCQKSMMFGVKCKYCRLKCHNKCTKEAPACRISFLPITKIRRTESVPSDINNPVDRPTEPQFGTLPKALTKKEHPPAINHLDSSSNPSSTTSSTPSSPAPFQSSNPPSATPPPNPSPMGQRDGRFNFPEIPSPAQTAQLPETAADTNAAQQPGTGGGAREAQVEEPEASKSEPEDDEDEVEDLPNRRPHLQGMIYRKPSQTSVYLQEWDIPFEQIQLGDPIGQGRWGKVYKGKWHGEVAIRLLEIDGNNQDHLKLFKKEVMNYRQTRHENVVLFMGACMNPPHLAIITSFCKGRTLHSFVRDPKISLDINKTRQIAQEIIKGMGYLHAKGIVHKDLKSKNVFYDNGKVVITDFGLFGISGVVQEGRRENELKLPHDWLCYLAPEIVREMAPGKDEDKLPFSKAADIYAFGTVWYELQAREWPFRTQPAEALIWQIGSGEGVRQVLATVSLGKEVNEILSACWAFDLSERPSFTVLMEMLEKLPKLNRRLSHPGHFWKSADINSSKVVLRFERFGLGILEPSNPKL from the exons GTGAAGCTGATTGACTACATCCACCGGCAGCGGCAGTGCAAGCTGAGCGTGCCCCTGAGCGACCGCACGGCCGAGCTCAACAGCTACCCCCGCTTCAACGACTGGCTGGACATCGTCAACGTCAGGAAGGAGGTGGTGCAG AGAATACCAGAGGAGCTGACCCTGGATGCCTTACTAGAAATGAATGAGTCAAAGGTGAAAGAAACAATGAAGAGATGTGGAGCCAGAGACGAGGAGTGCTCCAGGCTCAACGGGGCCCTGAGCTGCCTGCGGAAGGTGACGGAGTCAG GAGGGGAGCCGAGGGACGATGTGCCGATGGCCCTCCCCGAGCGCCGGGACAGCTCCAGCTCGCAGCCGGACCCCGCCTGGTCCCCGTGTGCCCCGgccaagggcagccagcagcagccgcgCTCCGCGTCCGCGACCCCGCCCTGCGAGCCGCCGGCGCCGCTTCACGGGCCCTGTCCCTCGGCAGAGAGCCTGCTGGAGCCGCTGGTGCTGCCCGCGGCCGGGGGCAGGCCCAGGACTCCGCACAGCATCACCGTCACCCCCCCGGCCACGCCGCAGCCCAAGCGCCGGCACCGCCTGAAGCCGCCGCGGACGCCGCCGCCCCCCTGCCGCAAGgtgttccagctgctgcccagcttcCCCACCCTCACCAGGAGCAAGTCCCACGAGTCTCAGCTGGGCAACAGGATCGACGAAGTTCCTCCGATAAA GTTCG AGCTCTCCCAGGGATCCCCCCAGACGGTACGAAGAGACATTGGCCTGGCTGTGACTCACAG GTTCTCCACAAAGTCCTGGTTATCTCAGATTTGCCAAGTGTGCCAGAAAAGCATGATGTTCGGGGTGAAGTGTAAGTACTGCAG ATTAAAATGTCACAACAAATGTACTAAAGAGGCACCTGCTTGTAGAATATCCTTCCTTCCCA taacaaaaataaGAAGAACAGAGTCTGTCCCATCTGATATCAATAATCCAGTAGACAGACCCACAGAACCCCAGTTTGGAACTCTCCCCAAAGCACTAACTAAAAAG GAGCATCCACCAGCAATAAACCACCTGGACTCCAGCAGTAATCCTTCTTCTACAACCTCATCCACTCCATCTTCTCCAGCACCTTTCCAGTCTTCCAACCCTCCCAGTGCCACGCCGCCCCCAAACCCGTCCCCCATGGGCCAGAGGGACGGGCGGTTTAACTTCCCAG aaattcccagtCCTGCACAAACAGCACAGCTTCCAGAAACTGCTGCAGACACTAA CGCTGCCCAGCAGCCGGGCACGGGCGGAGGCGCGCGGGAAGCACAG GTGGAGGAGCCAGAGGCGAGTAAGTCGGAGCCCGAGGACGATGAGGATGAGGTGGAAGATTTGCCCAACCGGCGGCCGCACCTGCAGGGGATGATCTACCGCAAACCCAGCCAGACCAGCGTGTACCTGCAGGAGTGGGACATCCCCTTCGAGCAGATCCAGCTGGGGGACCCCATCGGCCAGGGCCGCTGGGGCAAGGTCTACAAGGGCAAGTGGCACGGGGAGGTGGCCATCAGGCTGCTGGAGATCGACGGCAACAACCAGGATCACCTCAAGCTCTTCAAGAAGGAGGTGATGAACTACAGGCAGACCCGGCATGAGAACGTGGTGCTGTTCATGGGAGCCTGCATGAACCCTCCTCACTTAGCAATCATTACCAG CTTCTGCAAAGGAAGGACGCTGCACTCCTTTGTGAGGGACCCCAAGATCTCCCTGGACATCAACAAAACCAGGCAGATAGCACAGGAGATCATTAAG GGCATGGGGTATCTCCACGCAAAGGGGATCGTACATAAGGATCTGAAATCCAAAAATGTCTTCTATGACAATGGGAAAGTTGTGATCACCGACTTTGGATTATTTGGAATTTCGGGTGTGGTTCAGGAAGGAAG GAGGGAGAACGAACTGAAGCTGCCTCATGACTGGTTGTGCTACCTGGCCCCTGAGATTGTCCGTGAGATGGCCCCAGGGAAAGATGAAGACAAGCTGCCTTTCTCCAAAGCTGCAGATATCTATGCCTTTGG GACCGTGTGGTACGAGCTCCAGGCACGGGAGTGGCCCTTCAGGACCCAGCCTGCAGAGGCTCTCATCTGGCAGATCGGCAGCGGCGAGGGAGTGAGACAAGTCCTTGCCACTGTCAGCCTGGGCAAAGAGGTCAAT GAAATCCTCTCGGCCTGCTGGGCCTTTGACCTCAGCGAGAGGCCCAGCTTCACTGTCCTCATGGAAATGCTTGAAAAACTGCCAAAATTGAACCGCCGGCTCTCCCACCCAGGGCACTTCTGGAAGTCTGCTGA CATTAACAGTAGCAAAGTTGTCCTGCGTTTTGAAAGATTTGGCTTGGGAATCCTGGAACCGAGTAACCCCAAGCTGTAG